Proteins from a genomic interval of Paenibacillus sp. RC334:
- a CDS encoding Lrp/AsnC family transcriptional regulator: MDQVDHKILLCLQNQARISMTELGKEVGLSQPAVTERVRRMEDKGIITGYRAMVSHEKVGKPIMAHVLVHTNQCNSFVEFCQSAPEVIECHRISGEQNYLLKVMVESMLKLEQFGDECGKHGHSTTLIVLSSPVELKHVTPALLDPI; this comes from the coding sequence ATGGACCAAGTGGATCATAAAATTTTGTTATGTCTACAAAACCAGGCACGCATCTCCATGACCGAGCTGGGCAAGGAGGTTGGACTTTCCCAGCCCGCTGTCACGGAAAGAGTAAGGCGCATGGAGGATAAAGGCATTATCACTGGATATCGTGCCATGGTTTCACATGAGAAAGTCGGAAAGCCGATCATGGCTCATGTGCTCGTGCACACGAATCAATGCAACTCATTTGTTGAGTTTTGCCAATCTGCGCCTGAAGTCATTGAGTGTCATCGAATTAGCGGTGAGCAAAATTATTTACTTAAGGTTATGGTCGAATCCATGCTTAAGCTGGAGCAATTCGGGGATGAGTGCGGAAAGCACGGTCACTCTACCACGTTAATCGTCTTATCCTCGCCTGTAGAGCTTAAACATGTAACTCCCGCTTTATTAGACCCTATTTGA
- a CDS encoding serine hydrolase domain-containing protein encodes MSVENRVLAIQDGLDGRVNAVIDQTLAEKRLVGAVVMIYMDGSPVYVRAAGLADREENIPMREDALFRLSSVSKPIVSTAALVLAAQGQIGLDESIERWLPDFRPRLISGEQPSITVRQLLTHTAGLTYGFLEEEGGGPYQRAGVSDGMDFSNLTLEENLQRLASVPLLYTPGKAWGYSIATDVLGAIISRVCGTTLEQAVKKLVTEPLDMHDTRFSVADAGRLAAPYVNDTAEPRRMRELEVAQVFEGTAGLRFQPARAFDPTAFHSGGSGMIGSAKDFMRLLETLRNGGNPLLPEEWVREMGTIQTGNLPLAGWPGRGFGLGFTVLQNPDEGETAESPGTWRLGGAYGHSWFVDPTQRLSVVAFTNTAFEGMSGPFTTELCQAIYGSSNRV; translated from the coding sequence ATGAGTGTAGAAAATAGAGTTTTAGCGATACAAGATGGTCTGGACGGACGTGTGAATGCAGTCATAGATCAAACCCTTGCCGAGAAGCGCCTGGTTGGCGCAGTCGTCATGATATATATGGATGGTTCACCCGTGTATGTGCGAGCGGCCGGGCTGGCTGATCGAGAAGAAAATATTCCCATGCGCGAGGATGCTTTATTTCGGCTCTCTTCTGTATCCAAGCCGATTGTATCTACAGCGGCCTTGGTTTTGGCAGCCCAAGGACAGATTGGACTCGATGAATCCATTGAACGCTGGTTGCCGGACTTTCGCCCCCGCTTGATCAGCGGCGAGCAGCCATCCATTACGGTACGGCAATTGCTCACACATACTGCCGGGCTGACCTATGGCTTTTTAGAGGAAGAAGGCGGAGGCCCCTATCAACGTGCAGGCGTATCGGATGGCATGGATTTCTCAAATCTTACGCTTGAAGAGAACTTGCAACGTTTGGCTTCTGTGCCTCTGTTGTATACACCGGGTAAAGCATGGGGTTATTCCATTGCCACCGATGTACTCGGTGCAATCATTAGTCGCGTATGCGGCACAACCCTTGAGCAGGCTGTTAAAAAGCTCGTTACAGAACCTCTCGATATGCATGATACCCGTTTCTCGGTCGCTGATGCCGGACGACTTGCGGCTCCTTATGTTAACGATACAGCCGAACCCCGGCGGATGCGTGAGCTTGAGGTTGCGCAGGTGTTTGAAGGCACGGCGGGACTTCGTTTTCAGCCTGCACGCGCCTTTGATCCCACGGCTTTCCACTCTGGCGGCTCGGGTATGATTGGCAGCGCAAAAGACTTTATGCGACTGCTGGAAACACTGCGAAACGGCGGCAATCCGTTACTTCCAGAGGAATGGGTCCGTGAAATGGGCACCATCCAAACCGGGAACCTCCCCTTGGCAGGCTGGCCGGGACGGGGCTTCGGACTGGGATTCACCGTACTCCAAAATCCCGACGAAGGCGAAACAGCAGAATCCCCCGGAACGTGGCGTCTCGGAGGAGCTTACGGTCATTCATGGTTCGTTGATCCCACGCAAAGACTCAGCGTTGTTGCCTTTACCAATACAGCATTTGAAGGTATGTCGGGTCCGTTTACAACCGAGCTTTGCCAAGCCATTTACGGCAGCTCAAATAGGGTCTAA
- a CDS encoding AraC family transcriptional regulator, whose protein sequence is MSSPRVPNRPDHPDPTATGEEFFFPDVRTTVNLFAIHTRSVGRDWNYPPHEHPQYEINIVLAGEQVMVVNGRSYTQRQGDLVLLRPGIFHSSHSSGEGFTYFCMHFDIDDKLFLSLLSRLEQVLFPAEGAVARQMGPALDKLLDLSTPDAEKAGDSVAKRMRIQSAVFELFATLWEAVSSEAAHLPGRGYVQAELAYQIASRLQGRVNQHFGQIDSVEKHDGIEGISSELGISVSHCNRVFRSVFGVSPRVYLSGLVLHEAKLLLADPQWTVQQITDMLGYGNIAHFSRQFKRWSGQSPTSYRKSTVQESPSE, encoded by the coding sequence ATGTCGTCACCACGTGTACCGAATCGCCCAGACCATCCAGATCCTACAGCTACTGGAGAGGAATTCTTTTTTCCCGATGTGCGAACGACGGTCAATCTGTTTGCCATTCATACGCGAAGTGTCGGAAGGGACTGGAACTACCCACCACACGAGCATCCTCAATATGAAATTAATATCGTGCTTGCAGGAGAGCAGGTGATGGTGGTGAATGGTCGCAGCTATACACAGCGGCAGGGGGATCTGGTGCTGCTGCGACCGGGAATCTTTCACTCCAGCCACAGCAGCGGGGAGGGCTTTACGTATTTTTGCATGCATTTCGACATTGATGACAAGTTGTTTCTTTCGTTGCTGAGTCGTCTGGAGCAAGTGCTGTTTCCAGCCGAAGGTGCGGTAGCGAGGCAGATGGGACCAGCGCTGGATAAGCTGCTCGACCTCTCCACGCCCGATGCCGAAAAAGCAGGAGATTCGGTGGCGAAGCGTATGCGGATACAATCTGCCGTATTTGAGCTGTTCGCTACGTTGTGGGAGGCGGTGTCCAGTGAAGCGGCACATCTGCCGGGGCGCGGATACGTGCAGGCTGAGCTTGCCTATCAGATTGCCAGCCGACTTCAGGGCAGAGTGAATCAGCATTTTGGACAAATCGACTCTGTAGAAAAGCATGATGGGATTGAAGGCATTTCATCGGAATTAGGGATTAGCGTTTCCCATTGTAATCGTGTATTTCGTAGTGTCTTCGGTGTATCTCCCCGTGTGTATCTGTCTGGCCTTGTCCTGCACGAGGCCAAGTTACTATTAGCAGATCCCCAATGGACGGTGCAGCAAATTACCGATATGCTCGGCTACGGGAACATTGCGCATTTTAGCAGGCAATTCAAGCGCTGGTCCGGTCAGTCGCCGACATCCTACCGCAAAAGCACGGTGCAGGAAAGCCCATCCGAATAA
- a CDS encoding alpha-glucuronidase family glycosyl hydrolase has protein sequence MSKRRDMQKESGYDAWLHYHRNRKVEDLPAWCRVIVVQEADEVLHTAASELQHGLTSMFGQQPKISTVPVNAPFIVLGTFGGHPLAAERFSAEEQADVSAEGYRIRGIGIPHPAHSASYDYDDDDIKRAYVTIAGQTTKGVLYGVFHLLRYLQGGLDGELKPVTESLHAPLLDVLSNPANPIRMINHWDNMDGSVERGYAGTSIFFENNAFTTNMDRLRDYARLLASVGIQALSINNVNVHHVETELITDTFLPDVAKVAAVFRAYGIQIYLSINYASPIQLGGLTTADPLDPGVAEWWQAKAREVYAAVPDLGGFVVKADSENRPGPFSYGRHHANGANMLADALRPCGGRVIWRCFVYDCKQDWRDRKTDRARAAFDHFKPLDGLFRENVILQIKNGPMDFQVREPVSPLFGALEATQVLLEFQIAQEYTGQQRHLCYLVPQWKEVLDFDTYAQGKGSTIKRIVNGALHSKSDSASPSSTKHTNYGIAAVSNIGADTNWTGHLLAQSNLYGYGRLAWDPELSADEITDEWVRLTFGGQGKSDSGTDFIPAIKQMLLDSWNIYESYTAPLGVGWMVSPGHHYGPDVDGYEYSMWGTYHFADCRGIGVDRTTATGTGYAGQYFSPHANIYESTETCPDELLLFFHHVPYTHALHSGQTVIQHIYDTHFDGAERAVGLRDTWISLRDHLDEAIYEQVLERLEHQAEHAREWRDRINTYFYRKSGIADQKNRPIY, from the coding sequence ATGAGCAAGCGCAGGGATATGCAAAAAGAGAGCGGCTATGACGCTTGGCTGCATTATCACCGCAATCGCAAGGTGGAGGATTTGCCCGCTTGGTGCAGAGTCATCGTGGTTCAAGAGGCAGATGAAGTGCTTCACACGGCTGCGAGTGAGCTTCAGCACGGATTGACCTCCATGTTCGGACAGCAGCCGAAGATTAGTACCGTTCCTGTGAATGCGCCATTCATTGTGCTAGGTACGTTCGGAGGGCACCCGTTGGCGGCAGAACGATTTAGCGCAGAAGAACAGGCAGATGTGAGCGCAGAAGGCTACCGAATTCGTGGGATAGGGATTCCGCACCCGGCACATTCAGCTTCGTATGACTACGATGATGATGACATAAAGAGAGCGTACGTCACGATCGCCGGGCAGACCACCAAAGGCGTATTATACGGGGTTTTTCATCTGCTGCGCTACCTGCAAGGAGGACTGGATGGTGAGCTGAAGCCCGTCACCGAATCCTTGCACGCCCCCCTTCTGGATGTGTTATCCAATCCGGCTAATCCCATCCGCATGATCAACCACTGGGATAACATGGACGGTAGTGTGGAACGCGGATATGCGGGAACATCCATTTTTTTCGAAAATAATGCCTTTACTACAAATATGGACCGCCTTCGAGACTATGCCCGTCTACTTGCCTCTGTTGGCATTCAGGCGCTGTCCATTAACAATGTGAATGTCCATCACGTAGAAACAGAGCTGATTACAGACACATTTCTACCAGATGTGGCCAAAGTGGCTGCGGTGTTTCGCGCCTATGGCATCCAAATCTATTTGAGCATTAATTATGCCAGCCCTATTCAGCTCGGCGGGTTAACCACCGCGGATCCTCTGGACCCTGGCGTAGCTGAATGGTGGCAGGCCAAAGCCCGGGAAGTTTACGCCGCCGTTCCTGATCTGGGCGGCTTCGTGGTAAAAGCCGATTCCGAGAATCGGCCCGGGCCGTTCAGCTACGGGCGTCATCACGCCAATGGAGCCAATATGCTGGCAGATGCGTTGCGGCCCTGCGGCGGACGGGTGATTTGGCGTTGCTTTGTCTATGACTGCAAGCAGGACTGGCGTGACCGCAAGACGGATCGGGCTCGCGCGGCCTTTGACCATTTTAAACCACTGGATGGGCTGTTTCGGGAAAATGTCATTTTACAGATTAAAAATGGTCCCATGGATTTTCAGGTGCGGGAGCCTGTCTCCCCCCTGTTTGGCGCGCTGGAAGCTACCCAGGTATTGCTGGAATTCCAGATTGCACAAGAATACACGGGACAGCAGCGGCATCTGTGTTACCTTGTTCCGCAATGGAAGGAGGTACTGGATTTTGACACCTACGCACAGGGAAAAGGCTCCACCATCAAGCGCATCGTGAACGGCGCTCTGCATAGCAAGAGCGATTCTGCTTCTCCTTCCTCCACCAAACACACCAACTATGGGATCGCAGCTGTATCCAATATTGGAGCGGACACCAATTGGACCGGACATCTGCTCGCCCAGTCCAATCTTTATGGCTACGGTCGGTTGGCATGGGACCCGGAGCTATCCGCAGACGAAATCACTGATGAGTGGGTTCGGCTGACGTTTGGCGGACAAGGAAAGAGTGACAGCGGTACAGATTTCATTCCTGCTATTAAGCAAATGCTGCTCGATTCATGGAATATCTACGAGTCCTACACCGCCCCGCTTGGGGTCGGCTGGATGGTCAGCCCCGGTCACCACTATGGGCCAGATGTAGACGGCTACGAATATTCGATGTGGGGCACCTATCATTTTGCTGATTGCCGTGGCATCGGGGTGGATCGCACGACCGCAACTGGAACGGGGTATGCAGGACAATATTTTTCTCCCCATGCCAATATCTACGAATCTACTGAAACCTGCCCGGATGAGCTGCTATTATTCTTTCATCATGTTCCTTATACGCACGCGCTCCACTCTGGTCAAACCGTCATTCAACACATTTATGATACACATTTTGATGGTGCAGAACGTGCGGTCGGCCTCAGAGACACATGGATTAGTCTGCGGGATCATCTGGATGAAGCGATCTATGAACAGGTACTGGAGCGGCTGGAGCATCAGGCTGAGCACGCCAGGGAATGGCGGGATCGGATCAATACGTATTTTTACCGAAAAAGCGGCATTGCTGACCAGAAGAATCGCCCTATTTATTAA
- a CDS encoding AraC family transcriptional regulator, with translation MYEWNEMVQLMIDWIDNNLTSAPSLLRMSNQLGYSPYYCTKQFHSLTGMTLRDYVWMRRISRAALELRDGNVRILDVAIKYGFSSQEAFTRAFVKAFEVTPAVYQREPRPIPLAIRVEVFSPYHYHLKERDQMVKEHLQEAEIKIERIPAHKFIGIWDTSSRNYGDFWRNGHNCDEICGTLESMSHLKLPEQLGQTAGWFYQDGQKGYLYGIPVAADYAGEIPAGMECRSIPESDYLVFFHPPFNYLKNNGEVMRIVEEKAWSFDPASMGYEWDEETKQDYQRHFPEGYGYAVLRPVKKV, from the coding sequence GTGTACGAATGGAACGAAATGGTCCAACTCATGATTGATTGGATTGATAATAATCTTACTTCAGCACCATCGTTGTTGAGAATGTCCAATCAGTTAGGCTACTCTCCTTATTACTGTACAAAACAGTTCCATTCTCTTACAGGAATGACGTTAAGGGATTATGTGTGGATGCGCCGGATTAGCCGTGCAGCCCTTGAACTCCGGGATGGCAATGTTCGCATCCTTGATGTTGCCATAAAGTATGGGTTTTCTTCACAAGAAGCTTTTACACGAGCATTTGTAAAAGCCTTTGAGGTAACTCCGGCTGTATACCAAAGAGAGCCTAGACCTATTCCGTTAGCGATTCGTGTTGAAGTGTTCTCTCCTTATCATTATCATTTGAAGGAGCGGGATCAGATGGTTAAGGAACATTTGCAAGAAGCCGAAATCAAAATTGAGCGTATACCAGCACACAAATTTATTGGAATCTGGGATACCTCTTCTCGAAACTACGGTGATTTCTGGAGAAACGGTCATAATTGTGATGAAATTTGTGGAACACTGGAAAGCATGTCTCATCTCAAGCTACCCGAACAATTGGGTCAAACCGCAGGCTGGTTCTATCAGGATGGTCAGAAGGGCTATCTCTATGGAATACCGGTTGCCGCTGATTACGCTGGAGAGATTCCAGCAGGAATGGAGTGCCGGAGCATTCCCGAATCAGATTATCTGGTGTTTTTTCACCCGCCCTTCAATTATTTAAAAAACAATGGAGAGGTTATGAGAATTGTGGAGGAGAAGGCTTGGAGCTTTGACCCTGCCAGCATGGGATATGAATGGGATGAGGAAACGAAGCAGGATTATCAGCGGCATTTCCCGGAAGGATACGGTTACGCAGTGTTACGTCCAGTGAAAAAAGTGTAG
- a CDS encoding amidohydrolase family protein, translating to MNNRLLIKNGCVLTLDKTMGDFKKADILIEGKKIIAVQPELEAADCEVVDATNMIVMPGFVDTHRHTWESVVRNVGADWSLEKYLGRMYYGNIGAKLRPQDGYVANLLGALEALDAGVTTLLDWSMINSPDHTDELIRGLQESETRAVFAHGVSGDGEYWSRESRIRQSDDSRRVKKQYFSSDDQLLTMGLAIRGPEFSAWETTVDEIRFARELGVLCTMHLGFGTWGSVDRSIEKLHKAGLLGSDLNFAHANTLSYEEYKLIADSGASISVTPEIEMMMGHGYPATGLFMENGGRPSLGVDVVVSTGGDMFAQMKFALQAERSRINGKILSTGEMPVELTISARDIIEFATIDGARALGLDHKIGTLTPGKEADLIMIRTNDLNMFPVNHPIGAVVQCANTSNVDSVFVAGKAVKRNGKMLHVDIQRLRKLANESRDYIFSQYGVPEEAWPI from the coding sequence GCTCGATAAGACAATGGGTGATTTTAAAAAAGCGGATATTCTTATCGAGGGAAAAAAAATTATCGCTGTTCAACCGGAGCTAGAAGCAGCCGATTGTGAAGTTGTTGACGCTACAAACATGATTGTTATGCCGGGATTCGTGGATACACATCGCCACACCTGGGAATCTGTCGTTCGTAATGTAGGTGCCGATTGGTCTCTCGAAAAGTACTTGGGGCGTATGTACTATGGGAATATTGGAGCTAAATTACGTCCGCAGGATGGATATGTAGCGAATCTGCTTGGCGCACTGGAAGCATTGGATGCAGGGGTTACCACACTACTGGATTGGTCGATGATTAATTCACCCGATCATACAGACGAGCTGATCCGGGGCTTGCAAGAATCGGAAACAAGAGCGGTCTTTGCCCACGGAGTTTCTGGTGATGGAGAATATTGGTCCAGAGAAAGCCGAATTCGACAATCCGATGACAGCAGACGGGTGAAAAAGCAGTATTTCTCATCAGATGACCAGTTGCTTACCATGGGGTTAGCCATAAGAGGACCAGAATTTAGCGCATGGGAAACAACAGTTGATGAGATTCGATTCGCTCGGGAGCTTGGTGTGCTGTGTACAATGCATTTAGGGTTCGGGACATGGGGTTCGGTGGATCGATCGATTGAAAAATTGCATAAGGCTGGACTGCTCGGATCGGATCTTAACTTTGCCCATGCCAATACACTCAGCTATGAGGAGTATAAGCTAATCGCAGATTCGGGCGCCTCCATTTCCGTTACTCCAGAAATCGAAATGATGATGGGACATGGCTATCCGGCTACAGGGCTATTTATGGAGAACGGAGGAAGACCCTCACTAGGAGTCGATGTTGTAGTATCAACCGGTGGAGACATGTTTGCACAAATGAAGTTCGCCTTGCAAGCAGAACGTTCCAGAATCAATGGAAAGATTTTATCCACAGGAGAAATGCCGGTGGAACTCACCATTTCAGCACGGGACATTATAGAATTCGCGACGATTGACGGTGCCCGAGCATTGGGACTGGATCATAAGATCGGTACGTTAACTCCGGGAAAAGAAGCCGATCTGATTATGATTCGAACCAACGATCTGAATATGTTTCCGGTAAATCATCCAATCGGTGCTGTTGTGCAATGTGCAAACACGAGCAACGTCGATTCAGTGTTTGTGGCTGGGAAAGCTGTCAAACGGAACGGAAAAATGCTGCATGTAGACATTCAACGTTTGCGCAAGTTAGCCAATGAGTCTAGAGATTATATTTTCTCACAATACGGGGTGCCTGAGGAAGCATGGCCAATCTGA
- a CDS encoding glycoside hydrolase family 52 protein, whose translation MTKNIFYNTQHSPIGAFSSFTLGFKGNRGGLGLELGKPADENVYIGLQSRDGEVYEALPFFTVAQDESARYDVEKKDKRTEPQLGAFADQDITRELKAGTDTWSAGDLTFRLYSPVRPVPEPGKADADELRAALVPAVFAELTVDNTQGTAARRAFFGYQGSDPYSGIRIVGEDPRRDAVDSPHSQRLTGVGQGRSTAIVTNSSEAIPASGFAMENLLGESMDENLSFGLGVTGALLMDVPAGEKRTYSFAICFYRGGIVTTGIEATYYYTRLFKDIEDVASYALEHFTDLTAACIQTNRWMESVSLSPDQEFMLAQAIHSYYGSTQLLSQQADGEPIWIVNEGEYRMMNTLDLTADQLYYELILNPWTVRNELEWFVKRYSYRDEVRFPADEQTYPGGITFTHDMGVANVFSRPGYSCYELAGIDGCFSYMSHEELVNWLCCATVYIEQTQDQAFTTRMLPILRECFDSMLQRDHPDPAQRNGLMGLDSSRTLGGTEITTYDSLDVSLGQSRNNIYLGSKCWAVYVALEKLFASEGLASLSREAGLQADKCAAAITAQMTDKGYIPAVIQEGNDSQIVPAIEGLIFPYFTGCEEALQLNGRFGGYIQALRRHLETVLAPGVCLFKDGGWKLSSTSNNSWLSKIYLSQFIARELLELPWEEAGQAADAAHVSWLLHPEESYWCWSDQMLSGIAHGSKYYPRGVTAILWLYEGKGNRLVLPRHMSLDQEQHA comes from the coding sequence ATGACGAAAAATATATTTTATAACACGCAACACTCACCTATCGGAGCCTTCTCCAGCTTTACGCTCGGGTTCAAAGGTAATCGGGGTGGACTCGGCCTGGAGCTGGGCAAGCCAGCAGATGAAAATGTATATATCGGGCTGCAATCCAGAGACGGTGAGGTATATGAGGCGCTTCCCTTTTTTACAGTCGCACAGGACGAAAGCGCCCGATACGATGTGGAGAAAAAGGATAAACGAACGGAGCCGCAGCTCGGTGCCTTTGCCGATCAAGACATTACCCGTGAGCTGAAAGCGGGCACGGATACATGGAGTGCTGGAGATTTAACGTTCCGGCTGTATTCTCCTGTCCGTCCGGTGCCGGAGCCGGGAAAAGCGGATGCGGATGAGCTGCGGGCAGCGCTGGTTCCGGCGGTATTTGCCGAGCTTACGGTCGATAATACGCAGGGAACGGCTGCGCGGAGAGCTTTTTTCGGCTATCAGGGCAGTGATCCGTACAGTGGCATACGCATTGTAGGAGAAGACCCACGCAGGGACGCTGTGGATTCTCCCCACTCGCAAAGACTCACGGGCGTTGGCCAAGGGCGCAGCACAGCTATTGTGACTAATAGCAGCGAAGCGATACCTGCAAGTGGATTTGCAATGGAGAACCTTCTCGGGGAAAGCATGGACGAGAATTTATCCTTTGGCCTGGGCGTGACGGGTGCGCTCCTCATGGACGTTCCCGCAGGCGAAAAGCGCACGTATTCCTTCGCCATATGCTTCTATCGCGGCGGTATCGTGACGACAGGCATCGAGGCGACGTATTACTATACTCGTCTATTCAAGGATATTGAAGACGTGGCGAGCTATGCTTTGGAGCATTTTACAGACCTGACCGCAGCCTGTATTCAGACTAATCGCTGGATGGAGTCGGTAAGCTTGAGCCCGGATCAGGAATTTATGCTCGCGCAGGCGATTCACAGCTATTACGGCAGCACCCAGTTGCTTAGTCAGCAAGCGGATGGAGAACCGATCTGGATTGTGAACGAAGGCGAGTATCGGATGATGAATACGCTCGATCTGACGGCGGATCAGCTCTACTATGAATTGATTTTGAACCCGTGGACGGTACGCAACGAGCTGGAGTGGTTCGTCAAACGGTACAGCTACCGGGATGAGGTACGGTTTCCGGCAGACGAACAAACCTATCCGGGCGGCATCACGTTTACGCATGATATGGGCGTGGCAAATGTGTTCTCCCGTCCGGGGTACTCCTGTTATGAGCTGGCAGGGATTGACGGTTGCTTCTCTTATATGAGCCACGAAGAGCTGGTGAACTGGCTATGCTGCGCCACAGTGTATATCGAACAGACACAGGACCAGGCGTTTACGACGCGTATGCTGCCTATCTTGCGTGAATGCTTTGATAGTATGCTACAGCGGGATCATCCAGACCCGGCACAACGAAACGGCTTAATGGGCTTGGATAGCTCCAGAACCCTTGGAGGCACAGAAATTACAACCTACGATAGTCTGGACGTATCGCTGGGCCAGTCCCGCAACAATATTTATTTGGGCAGCAAATGCTGGGCGGTATATGTTGCGCTGGAAAAGCTATTTGCCTCAGAAGGGCTTGCTTCCCTTTCACGGGAAGCAGGCTTACAGGCAGACAAATGCGCAGCAGCGATCACGGCGCAGATGACAGACAAGGGCTATATTCCTGCCGTCATTCAGGAGGGCAATGATTCACAGATTGTCCCTGCGATTGAGGGGCTGATCTTCCCTTACTTCACAGGCTGCGAAGAGGCACTTCAACTCAATGGGCGATTTGGCGGATATATCCAAGCGCTGCGACGCCATTTGGAAACGGTGCTGGCACCGGGAGTTTGCCTGTTCAAAGATGGAGGCTGGAAGCTGTCATCAACCAGTAACAACTCCTGGCTGAGTAAAATCTATCTGTCGCAGTTTATTGCCCGTGAGCTGCTGGAGCTGCCTTGGGAGGAAGCAGGGCAGGCCGCAGATGCTGCCCATGTCTCATGGCTCCTGCACCCTGAGGAATCCTATTGGTGCTGGAGCGACCAAATGCTCTCCGGTATTGCCCACGGCAGCAAATATTATCCGCGCGGAGTTACCGCTATTTTGTGGCTGTATGAAGGCAAGGGCAACCGTCTGGTTCTTCCCCGGCACATGAGTCTGGATCAGGAGCAGCATGCCTGA
- a CDS encoding SDR family oxidoreductase has protein sequence MNLHHKRVVVIGGSAGIGLATAIEAAKQGASIVIAGRSAEKLEQAKKVIPAELVETFQLNNQKEEEVQAFFEKVGAFDHLFTPGASYTRGPITIDTEKAKTPFEGKFWPQYFAAKHAVPHISREGSIVLMSGAFSQRPMGFGATYGAANGAIESLGKALAVELAPVRVNVVSPGTIWRDGPEGEQRAQAFEEYKEVTLLHRVGYNEEIAHTVLYLMTNKFTTGSVLFPDGGYTLI, from the coding sequence ATGAATTTACATCATAAACGTGTCGTCGTCATTGGCGGCAGTGCAGGTATAGGGCTGGCAACAGCGATAGAAGCAGCAAAGCAGGGAGCGAGTATCGTGATCGCTGGACGTTCTGCGGAGAAACTGGAGCAGGCGAAGAAAGTTATCCCTGCCGAATTGGTGGAAACCTTCCAACTGAATAATCAGAAGGAGGAGGAAGTGCAGGCATTTTTTGAAAAGGTCGGCGCATTCGACCATCTGTTTACACCAGGCGCGAGCTACACACGTGGTCCGATCACGATTGATACGGAAAAGGCGAAGACGCCGTTTGAGGGGAAATTCTGGCCGCAATATTTCGCTGCCAAGCATGCGGTTCCGCATATTTCCAGGGAAGGCTCCATCGTCCTCATGTCTGGAGCATTCAGCCAGCGGCCGATGGGCTTTGGCGCTACATACGGGGCGGCAAACGGCGCAATCGAAAGCTTGGGTAAAGCTTTGGCGGTAGAATTGGCTCCGGTACGGGTCAATGTTGTATCTCCCGGCACTATCTGGAGAGACGGTCCCGAGGGCGAACAGCGGGCGCAAGCTTTTGAGGAATATAAGGAAGTAACCTTGCTCCATCGGGTGGGTTATAACGAGGAAATCGCGCATACCGTGCTGTATCTGATGACGAACAAGTTCACCACCGGAAGCGTGCTGTTCCCGGATGGCGGCTACACGCTGATCTAA